From Zea mays cultivar B73 chromosome 3, Zm-B73-REFERENCE-NAM-5.0, whole genome shotgun sequence:
CAtttgatcaagaacagtaaaaagTAAATCAAAACAAGAAAGCAGTGAATCTGGAAGCCCGATATTCTTTGTTGGTGTCAATGAACGATCATACTGTCATAAAGCCAGGAATTGTTGTCAGAAATAGCAAACAATCAAGAGGTACTATGGAGCAAGTGAAAGACATGATAAGAGCTTAGCAGCTTACAGTTCCATATATTGGATTTGCTGCAGCAATTACACTACATCTTGCATTTAGTGAGGCATGTATTCCTGCCTTTGCAATGGTTACAGTTTTCTGTTCCATAACTTCATGAATAGCAACTCGATCTTGATCATTCATTTTATCAAATTCATCAATGAAGACAACACCACGATCAGCAAGAACAATGGCACCAGCTTCAAGCCATGGCATCAGCTTGAATTTTATCAAAAAAAAAACTGAGACGAAATCGTTGACAATTTGTAATAATTCGATTTTTAGATAGCACAATTTGAATGGACATGATTATATTTTGACTGCAACACTGTATTTTTAGATAGCACAATGTTGTGTATTTTTAGATAGCACAGTCTACGTGCTAGCTTGTTTAACTATTGCTGTTATGCGCCCATGTGGACAGCGTGAGCCCATGGATTTATACTGATTCATTAGTCGCTGGAGGTGTTTGCTTGTTTATGAGGGCCCTTGGATTGCTAATGTGGATTGGCCCATGGATTTTGAAAGGATCGGAGCGGATTAGGGTGAGAAGGTTTTAAAATCGATTCGGATTGAGCTACAACAAATTATTTTGGATTTAGGTAGGGCCGAGTCAGCTTCTAAGTCTTCTAGGATTGGAGTGGGGTTAGGGCTGGATTGTGACCCATTCTCAGGCCTACGTCGGGCGCGTGGGTTCCTAAGCTGCTTACTTGGCTTTGGTGTGGCCGCGCGGTGTGCTGTGGGCTGTGGCGTTGCCGTCTTGGGTTTCGTCGCTTGGCGAGCACGGATGAGGATCGAGGAACGCTCGAGGCAGGTGGGTCAGTCAGTCGTGCGACCAAATACATAAATTACCATGATATTATATCccattgcaacgcacgggtacttaTCTAGTCAGGTCATTAAATGTAAATGAAATGGCATTGTTGGAAGAAATCCGGTAGAAATAACATATCAAGTTCTCTACCACCGGGTCCACTTTCGTAAAACAAAAATAGAAGTCGACCGACAGGAGCTAGACGACGGGCCCATGGCCAGGGCCCACTCGCTCTTGTTCCCTATTTACAGCCGACGAACGGCCCAGATACCTCCGCTTCCACCATCGCACCCACCCGGAGCGCCTCCTCTTCTCCAGCGTCCGATCCCCATTCCCCACCTCTCCTCCCTCCGCCGCCAGCTCCCGCCCCCTTCTCTCCCCTCCTCGCCTCCCCGCGCGCGCGTTTTTATAAGGTACGTACGGCGCGTCGACACGCTGCGCGCCCGCCACCTTCCGATTCCCGGCGGCACCTCTCTACGATCTGACGCGATCGATGACGTGTGGCTTCGTCTTGGTGGATCTAGGGTTTCGGCGGAGGCGCCCGGTCGCTGGCGATGGCCGACGACGGCGGGAGCCAcgagggcagcggcggcggcggaggcgtcCGGGAGCAGGACCGGTTCCTGCCCATCGCCAACATCAGCCGGATCATGAAGAAGGCCGTCCCGGCCAACGGCAAGATCGCCAAGGACGCTAAGGAGACCCTGCAGGAGTGCGTCTCCGAGTTCATATCATTCGTGACCAGCGAGTAAGTTGACAGTTGGCACCGCCTGGTAGACGGTAGCGTAGCGTAGCCTTGGTCTTGGATCGGGTTGGTTTTTCTTTGTTTTAATGTAGGATAGGTTCTGATGTAAGTTCACGGGTGCTGGTTGCAGGGCCAGCGACAAATGCCAGAAGGAGAAACGAAAGACAATCAACGGGGACGATTTGCTCTGGGCGATGGCCACTTTAGGATTCGAGGAGTACGTCGAGCCTCTCAAGATTTACCTACAAAAGTACAAAGAGGTCATTGATGGCTTACCCTCACTGTGTTGTAGATGTGGATCTTCTCTGTTTATTATAATGTTTCGTACATCTCTCTCATGGTGTTTCTTTATGCCCTTTGCATGTTCTCTTCTGATGACGGGCTGGTTATTACAGATGGAGGtatgcaatctacatgcttttatttattttttctgtCAGAACAACACTTATTTGACTTTGCTTTGGCTGAACCGTAGAAGTTTACAGTGTACACAACCTAATCAGTTTATTGACCTATAGTACCTTAGTCAGAAAACATAGAGCACTTGACAGGAAATACACACAATCAGCTTTGGAAGCTGCAAACTAGTATGTATTAAATAACCTGAACAAGACTGCTAGTTCTAAGAAACATTGCATACATGATCTCGTTTTTTCTTCCATAATTGACTGTTGTTGTTTGGCTGCACAACCTACCAATCATAGCAAGCTCCTGGGTAACTAATGTGGTAGCTGTGAACAAGTTAATACTGTCATGTACTGTTTGCACAGCCAGGCCCAGGATGCAACTGAATACTGATCACAATTTTTTTTTTGGAAAATTTTCGTAGGGTGATAGCAAGCTGTCTACAAAGGCTGGCGAGGGCTCTGTAAAGAAGGATGCAATTAGTCCCCATGGTGGCACCAGTAGCTCAAGTAATCAGGTTAGTTTTTTTTCATATGTGTTGACCACTATCCCAGTTATACTCTGGCAGTCTTACTAGTTACTACTCATTTTACTTATAGTTGGTTCAGCATGGAGTCTACAACCAAGGGATGGGCTATATGCAGCCACAGGTAATCTATCGTACTGTCATTTGTTAGTAAAACAATACTGCAGCTATTTTCCGTCTCACTAAACATGGCAGAAAATTTCGATCATTACATTATTCCACTAATAATTTTCTCTCTGTACGCACTCAGTACCACAATGGGGAAACCTAATAAAGGGCTAATACAGCAGCAATTTATGGTAATATTATTGCTCCCTGAATTTTGTTAACTAAAGATTctgtatcatgctatatgtatgtttccttttttcttcttctttgttttGACAATTGCTTCTTTCTCTACGGTGTTTATCCATCAGCTAGGGAAGTCTCTGCATTGCTTACCATGTGTATTGGCAGAAAACAGGAGGCACTTACAAAGGGTGTTAATCTCTGCGATGGCTGCCTCTCAGGTGTAAATTGGCTTCGGTTTAGCGCTGCTTTTGTCC
This genomic window contains:
- the LOC100285917 gene encoding Nuclear transcription factor Y subunit B-3, with protein sequence MADDGGSHEGSGGGGGVREQDRFLPIANISRIMKKAVPANGKIAKDAKETLQECVSEFISFVTSEASDKCQKEKRKTINGDDLLWAMATLGFEEYVEPLKIYLQKYKEMEGDSKLSTKAGEGSVKKDAISPHGGTSSSSNQLVQHGVYNQGMGYMQPQYHNGET